The following proteins are co-located in the Salinigranum halophilum genome:
- a CDS encoding NADPH-dependent FMN reductase, which translates to MTHVLALCGSRRDESATRAALGVALAAAEAAGASTELFDLRTVDLPPLDADRDAADQGDGAQLLAAVDAADAVVLGTPVYHGSYSGVLKNALDYCGFDEFEGKTVGLLGVAGGSFPVTALDHLRSVCRALDCWVLPHQAAIPRASQHVSYAGGEGRITSDDLDERVRVLGRRVVQYATIEPEPATFEAGENLGADD; encoded by the coding sequence ATGACACACGTACTCGCTCTCTGCGGGAGCCGTCGAGACGAGAGCGCGACCCGCGCCGCACTCGGCGTCGCGCTCGCCGCCGCCGAGGCGGCCGGCGCGTCGACGGAACTCTTCGACCTCCGCACCGTCGACCTGCCGCCGCTCGACGCCGACCGCGACGCGGCGGACCAGGGAGACGGCGCACAGTTGCTGGCCGCCGTCGACGCCGCGGACGCCGTCGTCCTCGGGACACCGGTGTACCACGGCTCGTACTCGGGCGTGCTGAAGAACGCCCTCGACTACTGCGGCTTCGACGAGTTCGAGGGGAAGACCGTCGGGCTGTTGGGCGTCGCCGGCGGCTCGTTCCCCGTCACGGCGCTCGACCACCTCCGGTCGGTCTGCCGGGCGCTCGACTGCTGGGTTCTCCCACACCAGGCGGCGATTCCCCGGGCGTCCCAGCACGTCTCGTACGCGGGAGGTGAGGGCCGAATCACGAGCGACGACCTCGACGAACGGGTCCGCGTCCTCGGTCGGCGCGTCGTCCAGTACGCGACCATCGAGCCCGAACCGGCGACGTTCGAGGCGGGCGAGAACCTCGGGGCAGATGATTGA
- a CDS encoding YIP1 family protein — MTTWVDTPGEGRERGPLGIGRAWVDVLVRPRGFFRAGVVPGDQAPGLVFAVVVAFVFVATRFLLVPGSIPAIQGGPVLSATLALLAVTLLIAPATLHLTAAIQTLLLIALVRDRAGVSETVQTVAYATAPCALAGLPYPSLRALCAAYGAFLLVVGLSEVHGTSLTRAALAAVVPASLVFGYAFGGFGAVVSVAQAWALI, encoded by the coding sequence GTGACTACGTGGGTCGATACTCCCGGTGAGGGCCGCGAGCGGGGGCCGCTCGGTATCGGTCGCGCCTGGGTCGACGTCCTCGTCCGCCCGCGCGGTTTCTTCCGGGCCGGGGTCGTCCCCGGCGACCAGGCACCGGGGCTCGTGTTCGCCGTCGTCGTCGCCTTCGTGTTCGTCGCCACGCGCTTTCTCCTCGTGCCGGGCTCGATTCCGGCCATCCAGGGTGGACCGGTGCTCTCGGCGACGCTGGCGCTCTTGGCCGTCACGCTGCTCATCGCCCCGGCGACGCTGCACCTCACGGCGGCCATCCAGACGCTGCTGCTCATCGCGCTCGTCCGTGACCGGGCTGGCGTGAGCGAGACGGTCCAGACCGTCGCCTACGCCACCGCGCCCTGTGCGCTCGCCGGCCTCCCGTACCCCTCGCTTCGGGCGCTGTGTGCGGCGTACGGCGCGTTCCTCCTCGTCGTCGGGCTGTCGGAGGTCCACGGGACGTCCCTGACGAGAGCGGCACTCGCCGCCGTCGTTCCGGCGTCGCTCGTGTTCGGCTACGCGTTCGGCGGGTTCGGTGCCGTGGTCTCCGTGGCGCAGGCCTGGGCGCTGATTTGA
- a CDS encoding XapX domain-containing protein gives MNTQVVLALLTGVVAGAAFAALEVPIPAPPNVAGVMGIVGIYLGFRGVEALGYSVDLLAVLRGLF, from the coding sequence ATGAACACGCAGGTGGTCCTCGCACTCCTGACGGGAGTCGTCGCCGGCGCGGCCTTCGCGGCGCTCGAGGTTCCCATCCCCGCGCCGCCGAACGTCGCCGGCGTGATGGGCATCGTCGGCATCTACCTCGGGTTCAGAGGTGTCGAGGCGCTCGGGTACAGCGTCGACCTGCTCGCGGTGCTCCGTGGCCTGTTCTGA
- a CDS encoding thymidine kinase encodes MHAITKSGWVEVVTGSMFSGKTEELLRRLRRAEIAGQEVAVFSPAVDDRYGKTTVGSHDGRSWEATVVASEDEDEGDSDGAWEIYDRLERRDAAVDVVAVDEGNFFGPELVDVAESLADDGYRVVVCGLDTTFRGEPFEPMPHLMAVAEYVEKLQAICSVCGEPATRTQRLVDGEPAHVDDPTVLVGAEESYQARCRNCHTLRRA; translated from the coding sequence GTGCACGCCATCACGAAGAGCGGGTGGGTCGAGGTGGTCACCGGGTCGATGTTCTCCGGCAAGACGGAGGAGTTGCTGCGGCGGCTTCGACGCGCCGAAATCGCGGGGCAGGAGGTCGCCGTCTTCAGCCCCGCCGTCGACGACCGGTACGGGAAGACCACCGTCGGGTCGCACGACGGACGGAGCTGGGAGGCGACGGTCGTCGCCAGCGAGGACGAGGACGAGGGCGACAGCGACGGCGCCTGGGAGATATACGACCGCCTCGAGCGCCGGGACGCGGCGGTCGACGTCGTCGCCGTCGACGAGGGCAACTTCTTCGGGCCCGAACTGGTCGACGTCGCCGAGTCGCTGGCGGACGACGGCTACCGTGTCGTGGTCTGCGGGCTCGACACCACCTTCCGCGGCGAGCCGTTCGAGCCGATGCCGCATCTGATGGCCGTCGCGGAGTACGTCGAGAAGCTGCAGGCCATCTGTTCTGTCTGCGGTGAACCGGCGACCCGGACCCAGCGGCTCGTCGACGGCGAGCCCGCCCACGTCGACGACCCGACGGTCCTCGTCGGCGCGGAGGAGTCATACCAGGCGCGATGTCGGAACTGTCATACACTTCGGCGTGCCTAA